A section of the Falco peregrinus isolate bFalPer1 chromosome 3, bFalPer1.pri, whole genome shotgun sequence genome encodes:
- the PLEKHM2 gene encoding LOW QUALITY PROTEIN: pleckstrin homology domain-containing family M member 2 (The sequence of the model RefSeq protein was modified relative to this genomic sequence to represent the inferred CDS: deleted 1 base in 1 codon), with translation MEPAEVKDRILENISLSVKKLQSYFAACEDETPAIRNHDKVLQRLCEHLDHALLYGLQDLSSGYWVLVVHFTRREAIKQIEVLQHVATNLGRSRAWLYLALNENSLESYLRLFQENLSLLHKYYVKNALVCSHDHLTLFLTLVSGLEFIRFDLDLDAPYLDLAPYMPDYYKPQYLLDFEDRLPSSVHGSDSLSLNSFNSVTSTNLEWDDSAIAPSSEDYDFGDVFPAMQTMPSRGWEDGDLTDTLSCPRSTASEANGSKASVKSPTQRYNPFNEEKTDAPSSAETTPVHTASQERAEATPEGTDQSESCTELEVIRLAKKKKTGKKKKVKPEEPVNTPAPVASETQQASGDSGVNGLSDREDLQRDDAPPAPAGEPNPSGQEEGRQRSALSQLALRIPEMKDTSMESVGQPLSKVMDRLNGQLDPGGWNAPLELPGQSFRTGMPGETPDGSSSGDFSEGISAPMDFYRFTVESPNAAASGGGHHDTPGPGQPPHVSGSPEAPEKEEDKEGEAVGAVEGSGGASDEPQTGQTETANPQALREPKKEQPSPSPSSAEDSGVEEGQGSPSELTHPSEFRVDNNHLLLLMIHVFRENEEQLFRMIRMSTGHMEGNLQLIYVLLTDCYVYLIRKGAAEKPYMVEEAVSYNELDYISVGLDQQTVTLVCTNRRKQFLLDTADVALTEFFLVSLKSAMIKGCREPPYPSILTDATMEKLALAKFVAQESKCEACNVVVRFYGLVHWEDPMDEALGPTNNSYTSAENTVTKDGILHYKAGTSYLGKEQWKTCFVVLSNGILYQYPDRTDVTPLLSINMGGEQCGGCRRSNTTDRPHSFQVILTDRPSLELSAENEEDMADWMQYFCQAVSKGVIPQGVAPTPCVPCCLVLTDEKAFTCHEDCQTSFFRSLGTVELTDITAISTEAGKEYCILEFAQDSKQFLPPWVLYFSCTTELERFLSALNAAWRNIYQVDLLHKAILDAAVKKKCEDAQSLIDSAWQRSDSLCRGRAERDPWC, from the exons ctgcagagctatTTTGCTGCCTGTGAAGATGAGACGCCAGCCATCAGAAACCACGACAAGGTCCTGCAGCGGCTCTGTGAACATCTGGACCATGCCCTGCTCTATGG cctGCAAGATCTTTCCTCGGGCTACTGGGTGCTGGTTGTTCACTTCACCCGCCGGGAAGCCATCAAACAGATAGAAGTGCTTCAACACGTGGCCACCAACTTGGGACGGA gCCGGGCATGGCTGTACCTAGCTCTCAATGAAAACTCCTTGGAGAGCTATTTGAGGTTGTTCCAGGAGAACCTAAGCCTGCTGCACAAGTACTATGTCAA GAACGCCCTGGTTTGCAGTCACGATCATCTGACTTTGTTCCTAACGCTGGTGTCGGGGCTGGAGTTCATCCGCTTTGACTTGGATCTG GACGCACCTTACCTGGATCTGGCCCCGTACATGCCAGATTACTACAAACCTCAGTACCTGCTAGACTTTGAGGACCGACTGCCCAGCTCCGTGCATGGCTCGGACAGCCTGTCCCTCAACTCCTTCAACTCTGTCACCTCCACCAACCTGGAATGGGACGACAGCGCCATCGCTCCCTCCAGTGAAG ATTATGATTTTGGAGATGTGTTTCCAGCAATGCAGACCATgcccagcagaggctgggaag ATGGAGACCTCACAGACACACTCAGCTGCCCGCGCTCCACCGCCTCGGAGGCGAACGGCAGCAAGGCCTCCGTGAAGAGCCCGACGCAGCGCTACAACCCCTTCAACGAGGAGAAAACCGATGCACCGTCCTCTGCTGAGACCACGCCGGTGCACACAGCTTCCCAGGAGAGGGCAGAAGCCACCCCTGAAGGCACGGACCAGTCTGAGAGCTGCACAGAACTGGAGGTCATCAG GTTAGCCAAGAAGAAGAAAAcggggaagaagaagaaggtgAAGCCCGAGGAGCCGGTGAACACCCCTGCGCCTGTAGCGTCTGAGACCCAGCAGGCCAGTGGAGACAGCGGTGTGAACGGGCTGAGTGACAGAGAAGACCTGCAGAGAGACGatgccccccctgccccggctggTGAGCCAAACCCgagcgggcaggaggagggtcGTCAGCGCTCTGCCCTCAGCCAGCTGGCTTTACGCATCCCCGAGATGAAGGACACGTCCATGGAGAGCGTGGGGCAGCCGCTGAGCAAGGTGATGGACAGGCTCAACGGGCAGCTGGACCCTGGTGGCTGGAACGCCCCCCTCGAGCTCCCCGGGCAGTCCTTTCGGACTGGCATGCCAGGGGAGACCCCAGATGGATCGTCCTCTGGCGACTTTAGTGAGGGGATTTCAGCCCCCATGGACTTCTACCGCTTTACCGTCGAGAGTCCAAACGCTGCTGCATCAGGTGGTGGCCACCATGACACTCCAGGGCCTGGCCAACCGCCACATGTTTCTGGTAGCCCTGAGGCtcctgaaaaagaagaagaCAAAGAGGGAGAAGCAGTTGGGGCAGTAGAGGGGTCTGGAGGGGCGAGTGATGAACCCCAAACTGGTCAGACAGAAACTGCCAACCCCCAGGCTCTCCGTGAGCCGAAGAAGGAGCAGCCCAGCCCTTCCCCGAGCAGTGCTGAGGACTCTGGTGtggaggaagggcagggcagccctTCGGAGCTGACCCATCCCTCCGAGTTCAG GGTGGATAATAACCATCTTCTCCTGCTGATGATCCACGTCTTTCGGGAGAACGAGGAGCAGTTGTTCAGG ATGATCCGAATGAGCACTGGGCACATGGAGGGGAACCTGCAGCTGATCTACGTCCTGCTGACAGATTGCTACGTGTACCTGATCCGGAAAG GGGCAGCAGAGAAGCCGTACATGGTGGAGGAGGCGGTTTCCTACAATGAGCTGGACTACATCTCG GTTGGGCTGGATCAGCAGACGGTGACTCTGGTGTGCACGAATCGGAGGAAGCAGTTCCTGCTCGACACCGCGGACGTGGCTCTCACCGA GTTTTTCCTGGTCTCCTTGAAATCAGCCATGATCAAAGGGTGCCGGGAGCCCCCGTACCCCAGTATCCTCACAGATGCCACCATGGAGAAACTGGCACTTGCAAAGTTCGTGGCCCAGGAGTCCAAGTGCGAG GCCTGCAATGTCGTCGTGCGTTTCTACGGCCTCGTTCACTGGGAAGACCCCATGGACGAGGCGCTGGGACCCACCAACAATAGCTACACCTCCGCTGAAAACACAGTCACCAAGGACGGCATCCTGCACTACAAAGCGGGGACCTCCTACCTGGGCAAGGAGCAGTGGAAGACCTGCTTCGTGGTGCtcag CAACGGGATCTTGTACCAGTACCCGGATCGCACCGACGTCACGCCTCTGCTCTCCATCAACATGGG CGGCGAGCAGTGCGGGGGATGCCGGCGCTCCAACACCACCGACCGGCCCCACTCCTTCCAGGTGATCCTGACGGACCGGCCCTCCCTGGAGCTGAGCGCCGAGAACGAGGAGGACATGGCGGACTGGATGCAGTACTTCTGCCAGGCTGTCTCCAAAGGG GTGATCCCCCAGGGTGTTGCC CCCACGCCTTGCGTCCCCTGCTGCCTGGTGCTGACGGACGAGAAGGCTTTCACCTGCCACGAGGACTGCCAGACCAGTTTCTTCCGCTCGCTGGGCACCGTGGAGCTGACGGACATCACCGCCATCTCCACGGAGGCCGGCAAGGAGTACTGTATCCTG GAGTTTGCTCAGGACAGCAAGCAGTTCCTGCCCCCCTGGGTCCTCTATTTTAGTTGCACTACAGAACTGGAGAGGTTCCTCTCAGCGCTGAACGCCGCATGGAGAAACATCTACCAG GTCGACCTCCTGCACAAGGCCATTCTGGATGCCGCTGTCAAGAAGAAATGCGAGGACGCTCAGAGCCTCATCGACAGCGCCTGGCAGCGCAGCGACAGCCTCTGCCGCGGGCGAGCGGAGCGGGACCCTTGGTGTTAA
- the SLC25A34 gene encoding LOW QUALITY PROTEIN: solute carrier family 25 member 34 (The sequence of the model RefSeq protein was modified relative to this genomic sequence to represent the inferred CDS: deleted 2 bases in 2 codons), which translates to MAGAGALAPFPGPPPASLHEFPYPPQNRPRVAGGGSPAGGVPPGSPPATDLVLGAAAGCLACVLTNPLEVVKTRLQLQGELQPPGTYPRPYRGVLQAVGAVCRADGLRGLQKGLAAGLLYQGLMNGVRFYCYSHAEDAGWTGYPGGTVAAGAVAGAVGAVVGSPAYLVKTHLQAQTLSAVAVGHQHNHESISDAFESIYKQHGVAGLWRGVTGAVPRVAVGSAAQLATFTSAKDWVCERQWFGEGSWATVLAGGMVSGVAVAVTMTPFDVISTRLYNQPVDADGTGKLYRGFLDCILKISSKEGLLGLYKGIGAVYLRLGPHTVLSLFFWDELRKMVQHQQPPGP; encoded by the exons ATGGCGGGCGCTGGGGCCCTCGCACCCTTCCCcggg cccccccccgcctccctgcATGAATTCCCTTATCCCCCCCAAAACAGACCCCGCGTGGCAGGAGGGGGGTCCCCAGCCGGGGGGGTC cccccggggtcccccccCGCCACCGACCTGGTGCTGGGGGCCGCGGCCGGTTGCTTGGCCTGCGTCCTCACCAACCCGCTGGAGGTGGTCAAGACgcggctgcagctgcagggcgagctgcagccccccggcacCTACCCCCGGCCCTACCGGGGGGTGCTGCAGGCGGTGGGGGCCGTGTGCCGGGCTGACGGGCTGCGGGGGCTGCAGAAGGGCCTGGCGGCTGGCCTGCTCTACCAGGGGCTGATGAACGGCGTGCGGTTTTATTGCTATTCCCACGCCGAGGACGCCGGCTGGACCGGGTATCCCGGGGGTACCGTGGCCGCCGGGGCCGTGGCTGGGGCGGTGGGAGCCGTCGTGGGCAGCCCCGCGTACCTG gtcaAGACTCACCTCCAGGCCCAGACGCTGTCGGCCGTGGCCGTGGGCCACCAGCACAACCACGAG AGCATCTCCGACGCGTTTGAGAGCATCTACAAGCAGCACGGGGTGGCGGGGCTGTGGCGGGGGGTGACGGGCGCCGTGCCCCGCGTGGCGGTGGGCTCGGCCGCGCAGCTCGCCACCTTCACCTCCGCCAAGGACTGGGTCTGCGAGCGCCAG TGGTTCGGGGAGGGCAGCTGGGCGACGGTGCTGGCGGGGGGCATGGTGAGCGGCGTGGCCGTGGCGGTGACGATGACGCCTTTCGACGTGATCAGCACCCGTCTCTACAACCAGCCGGTGGATGCCGACGGCACG GGCAAGCTCTACCGGGGTTTTTTGGATTGCATCCTGAAAATCTCCAGCAaagaggggctgctgggcttgTACAAGGGCATCGGCGCCGTCTACCTCCGCCTCGGCCCCCACACCGTCCTCAGCCTCTTCTTTTGGGACGAGCTCAGGAAGATggtgcagcaccagcagcccccagggccGTAG
- the TMEM82 gene encoding transmembrane protein 82, producing MFSLGSWLPPLPGLAWGWALLDALLQGLVGACAVSMLCSLLKVYLYIQCLNHPERQAQKEAIQAQRQVLEPLHVVVLTAVLALVGSRVAALVVLEFSLRAISTVLSLGKGAHSSQLYLLCQYSLGCGVSCGLSFLLEGAPHRTCNLALAAGLAGLLAAYTRRLARHVCTLYELHSRARYCGICILLLTAGHGIPRLLRNALAITFAVADLAAVTLINRDFFSTAEAVRFWTPLTICYTLLVTYMQEEQRQSSGGRPVYQTVLVRMGGLFILLLTVGRWSDVLHVFISLLGELWCLLRAGVLLEACWQQDFAQWSQLDRRSGSRSEEAS from the exons atgttttctctgggGTCCTGGCTGCCGCCATTGCCTGGGCTGGCGTGGGGCTGGGCGCTGCTGGATGCGCTCCTGCAAG GGCTGGTGGGTGCCTGCGCTGTGTCGATGCTCTGCAGCCTCCTGAAGGTTTATCTTTACATCCAGTGCCTGAA ccaccCCGAGAGGCAGGCGCAGAAGGAGGCGATCCAGGCGCAGCGGCAGGTGCTGGAGCCGCTACACGTGGTGGTGCTGACGGCCGTGCTGGCACTGGTGGGCTCCCGCGTGGCCGCGCTGGTGGTGCTGGAGTTCTCCCTGCGCGCCATTTCCACTGTCCTCTCCCTCGGCAAG GGCgcccacagcagccagctctACCTGCTGTGCCAGTACTCGCTGGGCTGTGGGGTGTCCTGTGGCCTCAGCTTCTTGCTGGAAGGGGCTCCCCACAGGACCTGCAACCTGGCgctggcggcggggctggcggggctgctggctgcctaCACCCGGCGCCTGGCTCGTCACGTCTGCACCCTCTACGAGCTGCACAGCCGAGCACGTTACTGCGGCAtctgcatcctcctcctcactgcCGGGCACGGCATCCCCAGGCTGCTCCGCAATGCTTTGGCCATCACCTTTGCCGTGGCTGATCTGGCTGCCGTGACGCTCATCAACCGGGATTTCTTCTCCACGGCGGAGGCCGTCCGCTTCTGGACACCGCTCACCATCTGCTACACGCTGCTGGTCACCTACATGCAAG AGGAGCAGCGACAGAGCTCCGGCGGGCGGCCGGTGTACCAGACGGTGCTGGTACGGATGGGCGGcctcttcatcctcctcctcaccgTCGGCCGTTGGAGCGACGTCCTCCACGTCTTCATCTCActgctgggagagctgtggTGCCTGCTCCGAGCCGGTGTCTTGCTGGAGGCATGCTGGCAGCAG GATTTCGCCCAGTGGTCTCAGCTGGATAGGCGGTCAGGATCAAGATCGGAGGAAGCATCTTGA
- the FBLIM1 gene encoding filamin-binding LIM protein 1: MASAMLPGKAEKRIASSVFITLVPPRREAAAKEKTQRELQPDGAEVLGTHRPWAPPPRPPALPNGETRPVAVAPVPSSPPVLVLSEAPQPLSAEVLGPALQQLDLAAPTTLQTPSASPAELRPPKCCQEQAGKPQWQDANGHPERDSSRDICAFCHKAVGPREPTVEAMRKQYHADCFTCRTCHRLLAGQRYYQKDGRPTCDTCYQATLEKCAKCRGLIVERIVRALGKGYHPGCFSCTACGRAIGAESFAVDERNEVYCVADFYRKYAAVCSACKHPIIPREDKDTYKIECLGRSFHESCYRCESCGTPLSPELTENGCYPLDDHLLCKSCHVRRRNESSC, translated from the exons ATGGCTTCGGCAATGCTGCCGGGGAAAGCGGAGAAGAGGATTGCTTCATCAGTCTTCATCACCCTGGTGCCACCACGGAGGGAGGCGGCTGCCAAGGAGAAAACCCagagggagctgcagccagACGGTGCCGAGGTGCTGGGCACCCACCGGCCatgggccccgccgccgcggccgcccgcgTTGCCCAACGGAG AAACCCGCCCTGTGGCTGTGGCCCCTGTGCCTTCATCCCCGCCGGTCCTCGTCCTTTCCGAAGCACCCCAGCCCTTGTCTGCTGAGGTGCTGGGTCCAGCGCTGCAGCAACTGGACCTTGCGGCACCCACCACCCTCCAG ACCCCTTCCGCCTCCCCTGCTGAATTGAGGCCACCCAAATGTTGCCAGGAGCAAGCGGGCAAGCCGCAGTGGCAGGATGCAAATGGGCACCCAGAGAGGGACAGCTCCAGAG ACATCTGCGCTTTCTGCCACAAAGCAGTGGGGCCCCGGGAGCCGACGGTGGAGGCGATGCGGAAGCAGTACCACGCCGACTGCTTCACCTGCCGCACGTGCCACCGGCTCCTGGCCGGCCAGCGCTACTACCAAAAAGACGGGCGCCCCACGTGTGACACCTGCTACCAG GCCACGCTGGAGAAATGTGCCAAGTGCCGGGGGCTGATCGTGGAGCGCATCGTCCGTGCCCTGGGCAAGGGCTACCACCCCGGCTGCTTCTCCTGCACCGCTTGCGGCCGGGCCATTGGTGCCGAGAGCTTCGCTGTGGATGAGCGGAACGAGGTGTACTGCGTGGCCGACTTCTACAG GAAATACGCTGCGGTTTGCAGCGCCTGCAAGCACCCCATCATCCCCCGCGAGGACAAGGACACCTACAAGATCGAGTGCCTGGGACGCAGTTTCCATGAGAGCTGCTACCGCTGCGAG AGCTGTGGGACACCCCTGTCACCGGAGCTGACGGAGAACGGGTGCTACCCCCTGGACGACCACCTCCTCTGCAAGTCCTGCCACGTCCGCCGACGTAACGAGTCGTCCTGCTAA